The Polymorphobacter megasporae genome window below encodes:
- a CDS encoding quinone oxidoreductase family protein, with product MPSGIGLEAAGVVEAIGPEVLDFAVGDRVGYCWGPVGAYATERLMPASRVIALPGLVTDEIAAAALLKGCTTEMLVERCAKVEAGQTVLVHAAAGGVGQLLVQWLRHVGARVIGTAGTAEKAAIAREAGADDVILYRDDDVPSAVRELTDGKGVDVVFDGVGRDTWSGSLASLAKRGLLVSYGNASGPVEGVNIGILARSGSLFVTRPTMMDYYLTRDEILSGAGRVLDMIADGTIVVDIGAKFPLADAAEAHRAMEGRSTMGSTILIP from the coding sequence ATGCCGAGCGGCATCGGCCTTGAAGCGGCGGGCGTCGTCGAGGCGATCGGTCCCGAGGTGCTCGACTTCGCCGTCGGTGACCGCGTTGGCTACTGCTGGGGCCCGGTCGGTGCCTACGCAACCGAACGATTGATGCCCGCCAGCCGCGTCATCGCGCTGCCCGGGCTGGTGACCGACGAAATCGCCGCGGCTGCGTTGCTCAAGGGGTGCACGACCGAGATGCTCGTCGAGCGCTGTGCCAAGGTCGAGGCGGGCCAGACCGTCCTCGTCCACGCCGCCGCCGGCGGTGTCGGGCAGCTCCTCGTGCAGTGGCTGCGCCATGTCGGCGCGCGGGTGATCGGCACCGCGGGTACCGCAGAAAAGGCCGCGATCGCGCGCGAAGCCGGAGCCGACGATGTCATCCTGTATCGCGACGACGATGTCCCAAGTGCGGTTCGCGAGTTGACCGACGGCAAGGGCGTCGACGTCGTCTTCGACGGGGTCGGACGCGACACCTGGTCCGGCTCGCTCGCCTCGCTCGCAAAGCGCGGGCTGCTCGTGTCGTACGGCAATGCCAGCGGCCCGGTCGAGGGGGTCAACATCGGCATCCTCGCGCGCAGCGGATCGCTGTTCGTGACCCGGCCGACGATGATGGATTATTATCTGACCCGCGATGAAATCTTGAGCGGCGCCGGTCGCGTGCTCGATATGATCGCCGATGGGACAATCGTCGTCGATATCGGCGCGAAGTTTCCGCTGGCAGACGCCGCTGAAGCACATCGCGCGATGGAGGGACGCTCGACGATGGGATCGACGATCCTGATCCCGTAA
- the rho gene encoding transcription termination factor Rho produces the protein MHLHDLKRKTPAELVVMAEALGVENASTLRKQDILFAILKTEADNGTTIMGTGTIEVMNDGFGFLRSPESNYLAGPDDIYVSPNQVRKFGVRTGDTIEGEIRAPKDGERYFALTKLIAINFDDPDVVRHRTNFDNLTPLYPDEKLRLDTLDPTIKDKSARVIDIVVPLGKGQRCLIVAPPRVGKTIMMQNIARSISANHPEVYLIVLLIDERPEEVTDMQRTVKGEVISSTFDEPATRHVQVAEMVIEKAKRLVEHKRDVVILLDNITRLGRAYNTVVPSSGKVLTGGVDANALQRPKRFFGAARNIEEGGSLTIISTALIDTGSRMDEVIFEEFKGTGNAEIVLDRKIADKRVFPAIDIGKSGTRKEELLVDKNTLSKMWVLRRILMQMGTIDAMEFLLDKMKDSKSNEDFFDAMNH, from the coding sequence ATGCATCTCCATGATCTGAAACGCAAAACTCCCGCCGAACTGGTCGTCATGGCCGAGGCGCTCGGGGTCGAGAATGCGTCGACACTACGCAAGCAGGACATCCTTTTCGCCATCCTCAAGACCGAGGCCGACAACGGCACGACGATCATGGGGACCGGCACGATCGAAGTGATGAATGACGGCTTCGGCTTCCTTCGCTCGCCTGAATCGAACTATCTCGCTGGCCCCGACGACATCTATGTCTCGCCCAACCAGGTGCGGAAGTTTGGCGTCCGTACCGGTGATACGATCGAAGGCGAGATCCGCGCGCCGAAGGACGGCGAGCGTTATTTCGCGCTGACGAAGTTGATCGCGATCAACTTCGACGACCCCGATGTCGTCCGCCACCGTACCAATTTCGACAATCTGACCCCGCTTTATCCCGACGAGAAGCTGCGCCTCGATACGCTTGATCCGACGATCAAGGACAAGTCGGCGCGGGTGATCGACATCGTCGTCCCTCTCGGCAAGGGCCAACGCTGCCTGATCGTCGCGCCGCCACGGGTCGGTAAGACGATCATGATGCAGAACATCGCGCGATCGATCTCGGCGAACCACCCCGAGGTCTACCTCATCGTGCTGCTGATCGACGAGCGCCCCGAGGAAGTCACCGACATGCAGCGTACGGTCAAGGGAGAGGTCATCTCCTCGACCTTCGACGAACCCGCCACGCGCCACGTCCAGGTCGCCGAGATGGTCATCGAAAAGGCCAAGCGCCTCGTCGAGCACAAACGCGACGTCGTCATCCTGCTCGACAACATCACTCGCCTCGGCCGCGCCTACAACACCGTCGTTCCGTCGAGCGGCAAGGTGCTGACCGGCGGCGTTGATGCCAACGCGCTCCAGCGCCCGAAGCGCTTCTTCGGCGCGGCGCGTAACATCGAGGAAGGCGGCTCGCTGACGATCATCTCGACCGCGCTGATCGACACCGGCAGTCGGATGGATGAAGTCATCTTCGAGGAGTTCAAGGGCACCGGCAACGCCGAAATCGTTCTCGACCGCAAGATCGCCGACAAGCGCGTCTTCCCGGCGATCGACATCGGCAAGTCGGGAACGCGTAAGGAAGAACTGCTCGTCGACAAGAACACTTTGTCGAAGATGTGGGTCCTGCGTCGTATTCTCATGCAGATGGGTACGATCGACGCGATGGAATTCTTGCTCGACAAGATGAAGGACTCGAAGAGTAACGAAGATTTCTTCGACGCAATGAACCATTAG
- a CDS encoding CopD family protein, with translation MDVGSTAYLWVKALHVIAVIFWMAGLFMLPRFLIYHMESAVGSPEDAAWIDRERRLKRIILTPGLIAVWILGITLAVSYGLAGQGWLHTKIFLVVLLSGYHGWASATASKFARGVRPYRNKTLRLLNEVPALATIAIVILVVVKPF, from the coding sequence ATGGACGTCGGTTCGACCGCCTATCTGTGGGTCAAGGCGCTCCACGTCATCGCGGTGATCTTCTGGATGGCGGGGCTGTTCATGTTGCCGCGCTTCCTCATCTATCACATGGAATCGGCGGTCGGTTCGCCCGAGGATGCGGCGTGGATCGACCGCGAACGGCGGCTCAAGCGGATCATCCTGACGCCGGGGCTGATTGCGGTGTGGATACTCGGGATCACGCTGGCGGTCAGTTATGGGCTCGCCGGGCAAGGCTGGCTCCACACCAAGATATTTCTCGTCGTCCTGCTTTCGGGCTATCACGGCTGGGCGTCGGCGACCGCGTCGAAGTTCGCGCGAGGCGTTCGGCCATATCGTAACAAGACACTGCGCCTGTTGAACGAAGTACCGGCACTGGCGACGATCGCGATCGTTATCCTCGTCGTCGTCAAACCTTTTTAA
- a CDS encoding DUF6489 family protein: MKITFDIDCSPQEARAFLGLPDLEPLHALYLDKMKSFVTEGVGPADFERMARAWMPGMSEGLETWRNALFNAGRPKSD, translated from the coding sequence ATGAAGATTACGTTCGATATCGACTGTTCGCCGCAGGAGGCGCGCGCGTTTCTCGGACTGCCCGACCTCGAGCCGCTCCACGCACTGTATCTCGACAAAATGAAGAGCTTCGTCACCGAGGGTGTCGGTCCGGCGGATTTCGAAAGAATGGCCCGGGCGTGGATGCCGGGGATGAGCGAGGGGCTCGAGACGTGGCGCAACGCGCTGTTCAACGCGGGACGGCCGAAGAGCGACTGA